aaaaagaaatatattattgaAAAATAGTAATTAACGCCAATATTTGTAATTGCTtataaaatacacaaatatttatcaatATAAACTTCCTAAGTCGTTCCTGAAGTTTGAATTGATAAAGGCTAATACTTCAGGTCCTTTCGTTTTAATACatttgtcttacttttctttttaagctagttttttaaaaaaaatgtctcCTTCCCCTTTTTTGACAGTTACGTCTAATTTTCTACGTGACATGTTTAATACGATTAAATTAAATGACATTTTAATAGGTTTATCTTATATTCCTTTTTAACACATTTAAACAAGAATGTCTTTTTCCTTTATTGaactctttaactttaactttttaCAAGAcatatttaatatcataaaattaaataaattttggtacagttaatatatttttaattttagaccataattttattttatttttattttttaaacttcatttcaaatcaaaatcagaCAACTAAATTTAAACAGAAAACATATATCTAATACTTATACTAGTGTTAGAAAAAAAATCTCAACCAAAATCTCCTGCAAATAAGAGTTCGATTTTGCTAATCTTATtctcataaatatttaatatatttcaactttgatttttctctttctaAATCCTCCAAGACTCATAGAGGGTGGAAGTCGGCTATAATGTAAAGTCGGCAATACAAATTCTCTGTATTAAAAATGCTTTTATATAAAGGGCAGTTAATTTTAAGTAACTGCAGAGCTGTATGAAGAGTTGGCGCCAGCAATTCTTGACAGTTGAAAACATTTAATATAGACACATCATTTTGTAATGTACTAATGAgccaaaaaaactaaaaaagatTAAATCTTGACCATTCTTTCTTTCCTCTTTGCTCGTTTAAGTCTTGATGGTTAGAATATTCTGATACTAATATTGATATGAAGTACCAATTATTGTATGTTTAAGTCttgattactgcttatatttgtTAGTCCGATCTATTTTGGATGTcctatttatctatagtagttaatgctcctttctttTCGGTCTTTCCTTCCCTGACTTTTTCGCTCTCattaatcatatttttatattattttcgatATGCTTGACTCTattgacctatgtcttgttttcccTGTTCCTCCTCTCTTGTTCTTATCTctaaagccgagggtctttcgaaaacagtcgccctacctttcaaggtgggggttaggtctgtgtacattctaccctccccagaccccacatggtgggactatattgggcttcttgttgttgttgtaagtcTAGATAGTGTCGATGATCAAAACTATCTGATACTTATGCTGATACAAGATACCAGCTATTCAATAAAAGCCTAAGTAATAGAGTTACCTGATGCATGTTAGCTAGACAAAATTAGCGAATACTTGTGCTCATACAAAATAGCAGCTACTTAATAAAAGCCTTGGATGGACAAATTGATAGAGTTATCAGATATATGTGTCCGTACATAGTAGACGGCAAACTCAACTTATTCGGAACTACTTAAGGTAATGAGGTAGCAACTACTCGATGAAAGCTTTGATGCATAAATTGATGAGAGTTATCCAATACTTATGCTAGTAATGAAGAAGGTGGACAAAGTTAACCGGTACTTCTGCTCATACAAGGTAGTATTGGTGGATAAACTAATAGAGCAAGGTAGTATTGGTGGATAAACTAATAGAGTTATTCAATGCATGTGCATAGTAACAAGGTAGATGGGCAAGATTATCCAATACTTTTGCTCATATGAGGTAGTATTGGTGGATAAACTAATAGAGTTATTCAATGCATGTGTTAGTGATGCAGTAGATGGACAAAGTTATTCGATATTTGTGCTTATATGAGGTAGGTGGACAAAGTTATCTGGTACTTCTATTAATACGAGGTAGCATTTGGTGGATAAACTAATAGAGTTATTCAATGCATGTGTTATTAACGAGGTAGGTGGACAAAGTTATCCGATATTCAAGCTCATACGAGGTAGCTACTACTCAATGAAAGCATTGGTGGATAGATTGATAGAGTTATCCAATGCAGGTGCTAGTACAAGGAATCAATCACTCGATAGAATAATCGAGGTGCACAAGATGGCCAAACACCACTATAATAAAAGAAAGTATCCAAACATGGATGCATTCTAATCAGTATCAATGTAACCATCATAATAACCACAAGCCAAAAATGTGGCTATACTTAAATCTCAAGTTTCCTGCTTCATAGTATTGCAAAGATACTCCAAAAAGTTCATCAAGAACAAACTGCACCAAACCTTTCATTATATTATATGCTAAAGGAAAGCCTTTGTTATGTAAATTTACAAAGCTAGAAAAAAACAAGCTCAGCCAATTCtatatattttatcaaaataacAAGATACAGAATTTGTAGCGTGGACTCCGATTCATCAAATGAGACCCCAAGTTCTGCtggaaaaataggaaaatggtCATCGCTTACTGACCTGAAAGAATGTTTAGAAGCTTTAAGTGTTACATTCCTGCAGTATTCGTCACCCTTTCAACGAATAAAGAATCTCATGGAATCTGAGTAGGCTTGAATCAGCAACAGTTGAGAAATGTGGCAGAGAAGACTCGTACTTTGCTTCTGAAGAGAGGCATTTTGCCGTGGAACAGTTCCTAAACCCAAAATCACTGGCTAAAGATCAAATGTCGTCAGTCATCCAAGTAATCGTCGTTAAACATCATTCTAGCACTTGCACACTCCTCTATTGCTTTTGCATTCACTTCCCTGCCATACCTCCATATGTAATTCAAACCAACGAGCAGCTCTGTGATTGCTGATTCTGTCTTTTCTTGATTTGCATAATAAAGGGTTTGTACTAGCAGCACATTTGTTCTGGAAACAAAGTTCTGATGCTCGAAACTCCGCTCAGACTGCCATCTTATCATGTTATGAGCAAGAGGAGCAAGCCATTCTAGTATCCCCAGCATTGCTTCATTCCACTCACCAGCAAGAACTGTGTCATAAACGGATGACGTCAAGCCCTTAGCAAATGGCTTTAGTTTCGCCCTGAGGGCTGCTCTTAAACTAGCCGGTAGCATGTTGTAAAGATCTTCTCTTGCATCATGTCCGATCAAGTGAGGAGATGCCACTAGTTTCTCAATCACGATAATAACGTTTGCATAATGCAGTGCTAAGGCAGAAGCCCCGAGAGTTTCTGGAGGGGCGTTTAGCAGCCTTTTTTTCGCATTATAACTTGTTAGATAAGAGCAAATTGAATAGCCATCAGCAAGTCTATCTACACCCGCTCCTTTGGTTGCATTGAGAAAACCGGAATGAAATCCATGTGGATCTAGATGGCAATTACTTAGTGGAGAACCGTTCCCAACCATCATGCAGCCTTTTAGCGGTCCAACAGAGGTCGGTCGAGCATGTTTCGAATTTGAACTTTTTCCATTTAAGTTACCTGAACGATCACGGGATTTCCACCACTTCATGCCTGATTTATTAAATAGAGGGAGAGGCCCAGATTTTGTTGTCGACCTCCCCAGAGGCCCCGAATAGAAACCAGCAGAAGAATGCCTTCCAGGAATCGGGCTTGCTGTTGATGTTGAACTTTTCAGAGGACCTGAATAAGAATTCTGAATGTTCCTTGTGCTTGAAATTGGCCCAGATTTGGCAAGGATGTTTTCTACTGGTTCGGAGGAAAATCTAGACAGACTAGTTTCAGATGGGTGAACAGATGACTGAGCATAAGCAACTGAGTGGCTCCGATAGATTTGATCAGAATCTAGATCTCTGGATGCTTTATCCCTCTCATCCACAACGGGATCAACTCCAAACACATGGCCTATCCTACTAAATATAGAAAACAGGGATCTCGCCAAAAGACGGACGGTATAATCATAAGTCCTATTCCAAATAGAGACATTCTTAAGATGCTTCACCTCCTGCTGCTTCCATGC
This Solanum dulcamara chromosome 1, daSolDulc1.2, whole genome shotgun sequence DNA region includes the following protein-coding sequences:
- the LOC129899662 gene encoding uncharacterized protein LOC129899662: MVAESWFRNLWKNSKKHEKGGHQKVLVGVLAFEVASLMSKLVHVWQSLSDKQVARLRDEIMNSVGIKKLISDDDSYIARMICTELVENLGHVAIAVSRLAKKCNDPFLKSFEQAFNDLLKVGADPYGWQLSWKKMDKKIKKMERFIVINANLYQEMENLSDLEQTLRRLKGNDDADSITLVEYEKKLAWKQQEVKHLKNVSIWNRTYDYTVRLLARSLFSIFSRIGHVFGVDPVVDERDKASRDLDSDQIYRSHSVAYAQSSVHPSETSLSRFSSEPVENILAKSGPISSTRNIQNSYSGPLKSSTSTASPIPGRHSSAGFYSGPLGRSTTKSGPLPLFNKSGMKWWKSRDRSGNLNGKSSNSKHARPTSVGPLKGCMMVGNGSPLSNCHLDPHGFHSGFLNATKGAGVDRLADGYSICSYLTSYNAKKRLLNAPPETLGASALALHYANVIIVIEKLVASPHLIGHDAREDLYNMLPASLRAALRAKLKPFAKGLTSSVYDTVLAGEWNEAMLGILEWLAPLAHNMIRWQSERSFEHQNFVSRTNVLLVQTLYYANQEKTESAITELLVGLNYIWRYGREVNAKAIEECASARMMFNDDYLDD